The following nucleotide sequence is from Rubrobacter radiotolerans DSM 5868.
CGAAGACGGCGATCGTCGCCGCCGCCGAGCGAGCGGGGCTCCGTTTCGTCGGCGGGCATCCGATGGCCGGGAGCCAGCTCTCCGGTGTTGCGAACGCGCGGGCGGACCTTTTCCGGGGGGCGCGCTACTTCCTCACCCCGACGGACGCGACCGACCCGGAGGACTACCGCGAGGTCCAGTCCTTCGTGCGCGAGCTCGGAGCGGTCCCGACCGCCGTCGAGCCCGAGAAGCACGACCTCCTCATGGCCGCGCTCTCGCACCTGCCGCACATGATGGCCGCGGCGCTCCTCGAAGTAGCGTCGAACATCTCGCCCGAGGCGCTCTCGTTCGCCGGTCCGGCCTTCCGGGACCTGACGCGCGTCGGGGCGTCGAACCCGGAGCTCTGGTCGGACATCCTTTCGGAGAACGCGCAGGCCGTAGGCGAGGTGCTCGGGGAGTTCGTCCGGACGATGGAGGACCTCGGCGGCGAGGTAGAGGACCGGGAGCGGATCACGGCCCGCTTCGTCGAGGCTCGCCGGGCCTACGACTCGCTCGGGGGCATCCTCGTCGAGAAGAGCGGCACGAACGTGGACCTCGCGATCCCGGTCAGAAACCGCCCCGGGGTGTTCGCCGAGGTAACGACGCTCATGGGCTCGAACTCGATAAACATCCTCGACCTCTACGTGCGCCACTCCAACACCGAGCGCGCCGCGCTCGTCCTGACCCTCGACTCCGACGCCGTGAAGCTCGCCCGGGAGCTGCTCTCCACGGCGGGCTTCGCCTCGGAGGTCGTGGGCTAGGGTTCCGGGACCTCACTCAGCGCGGAGAGCCGACAAGCACCTCGGCGGCCCGCTCGGCGGCGTCCGCGTAGGGCCTGAAGGCACTCCGGTGCGGCGCAAAACCCAGGAAGGCTGACACCGCACAAAGGAGAGCGGTGCGCTCGGCGCCAACATGCAGCGCTTCTATTCCTCCCGATGCACGATGCCGGTTACCTCTTCCACCGCCAGCACGAAGGCTATGCCGCGAGTAGGTTCGTTCAACCTTCCGGCCCTGACAACGGCGTCGAGCACGGCATCTCTCTTCGAGGGCTCGACCAGGATCAGAAGTAGCTCCCGTTCGGAGCTTACGGAGACGCCGAAGAAGCGCTTCGCTTCGTGCACGCCGGTCCCACGAGCAAGGAGGATGGTCCCACCCTCCGCTCCGGCCTCGCGAGCGGCGTCCATTGCCTTGCTAGTGGAACCCTTCGGGAGTATCGCTGCAATGAGCTTGTAGCCTTGCACGTCTCAACCTCCTGAAGGACTGCCAAGGTAGATACCCAGCGCAAGAACACAGAGAATCGGTCCCAGAGCTGCGAACGCGACGAGCCCGAAGCCGAAGATCAGGACATCCCCTCTGTCAAGCGCGAGGGCCAGACCACTTCCAAGAGCTATCGCCAGCGGGACCGTTACGGGACCGGTTGTGGCCAGAGCCGCATCGAAGGCCAGCCCCGTGTAGCGCTCGGGGGCAAAGAAGGTCAGGACGAGCGCAAGCGCAAGCGCCGGGATAAAGAACGGCGTCGTCTCGACGCCGAGCACGATGCGCGCCGCTCCCACTGCGAGCCCCAGGGCGACGCCTACGGCTACGGTCTGAACGAACAGCGTGCTCCCCAGAGCGCCCGCCGTCAGGTTCTCGACTTGCTCGGCGAGAATGCGCAGCGCCGGCTCGGCGAGCGTCGCCCCGTAACCAAGAGCCACGCCAAAGACAACGACGAGCGAGAGCGAACCGCGTCCGGCAAGCGCGTTGGAGGCCGACTCTCCAAGCGGTGTCAGGCCGATCTCAAGTCCTCTCAGAAAAACCACGAGCCCGACAACGGTAAGCACAAGCCCGAACGCGATCTCGCGCCAGTTCTCAAGCGGCTGTCGTAGCACGAGAAGCTGAAATACGAGCAGGATGCCGATCACGGGCGCAACGCTCCGCAATCCCTCGCCAAGAAAAGCGATCAACCTCAATGCGATCCCTAACACCTCTTGCAAAGAACTCCTTTCGGTTCCTTCCGCTGGAAATCCCAGCCCGCCGTTATGTACGTCTTTTACAGCAGGGTATCAGTCTCGTGCCCTGCCAACCTGTACCGGGGACGTCGCGCTCTACGCCCTCTAGTTTGTGCCTTTGTGGATCATCCAGACGTTCGGCTCGATGTAGCTCCCGAGGTCGCGCTCACGGTCTATGCGGACCGGGTTCAGCGCCCCCTCGACAACGTACTCGCCGCTCTCGGGGAAGCTCATCTCCGTCCACCTCTCCCAGTCGGCAACCGCTCCCGTTACCTCCATCGAACCCGGCGCGACCCCGACCACCTGCGCCCCGAGCCGCTCGTGGGTGCGAAGCCAGGGGTCGAAGAGAAGGCCGTCGGGCTCCCGTCGCCAGAGAGCGTAGCGCTCCATCGGGACGAGCGGGTAGCGGTGCTTGAGGCTCGGCCGAACGGGCGCGACGAGCCCGTCGAAGCCGTGCCTTGCGGCAAGCTTGCGCATCTCCCGGAGGACGAGAGCGCTGAGACCCCTACGCTGGTGCTCCGCGCCGACAACAGCGAGCAGGGCGCAAAGGAGGTTCGGACGGCGGCCTACCTCCCGGTCCCGGAACGCCCCTTCGAGCGCCGCGTCCCAGCCCCGGTCCGGAAGCCTCTTCGGGTCCATCGCGACCGGAGCCGTATAACCCGCCGCGACCACGCTCTCACTCCCGCTCCCGGTAAGGACCCCGATCTGGAACTCCGGAAGCTCCGTGTAGAGCCTCGACCAGTAGTCGCGGTTGATCGGGTCGTGGCGCAGGAACTCCGGGAGTCTCCCCGGGTCAAGAGAGCCGACCCGGTCCGCGAGGCCCGGCCGCTCGGCGAGGGTAAAGACCTCCGGCGAGTCCGGGGAGGTCTTGCCGCTATCCACCCCGGGCGAGCCCCCTGTAGAGAGCGTCGCACTCGGCTTCCAGGAGCCCGGCCTCGATCTCCGGCCGAACGAAATCGTCCGAAGCGCGCTCCGCAACCTCCCGGAGGGAGACGTTTATCTGCGGGAGCCCTAGCGCGACGAGCGTTTCGAGCGAGGTCCCGACAACGACCCGCCCGAGGCCGGACCAGAGGATCGCCCCGGCGCACATCGGACACGGCTCGGCGGTCGTGTAGAGGGTCAGATCGCTCCAGTCGGCGTCCGTACCCCGCCCGGCGAGCCGTTCGGCGAGGTCGTAGATCGCAGCCGCCTCGGCGTGGCGCACGGGGTTTCCGGGCTCGTTGTACGCCTCGGAGACCCGCGTGCCGTCCGGCGCGGCTATAACGCAGCCGAACGGCGCGTCCGGGTTCTTCCGGGCAAGCTCAACAGCCCGGCGCATGTGCTGGGTGTCTCTCTCCCGGCTCATTCTCCAAGCAAGGTCGTCAACTGCACCGTCTCCCGGTCTTCGCTCGGCTTCATTCTATCCGCCGCCGGTCGGGACCGCCGTTGCGGTGGACGACCGTTCCGGCGGCTTCGGGTATGATCTTGTCCCTCAGAAGTTCTTGAGGTCGAAGCAAGCGCACTCGTGAGGTGAGAGCTATGAGCGCGCCGCGTTCGCGGGAAGCTGGAGACGAGGTCCGTCTGCGACGGGTCGAGCACGCGACCGAGGTTCCGATGCTCATCCTTGCGTTTGCCTACCTGCCGGCGTTCGTGGTCAGCTACCTGCCCGGCGCGTCTGCCGACGTCCGGCTCGCCGGAGCGGTTGTCGAGTACGCGATCGTCGGGGTCTTTGCGCTGGAGCTGCTCGTCCGGCTCTCGGTCGCCGAGAGGAAGCTCGCCTTTCTGAAGAGAAACTGGCTCGATGTGGTGATCGTCGCTCTCCCCCTGCTGCGTCCCCTGCGGTTCCTGCGGGCGGCGCGGGCGCTGCCCCTCATCGCGCGGGGTCTTGTCGCACTGCGCCGGGTGATGGGGAACTACCGGGGGGCCTACGTGCTCCTTGTCGGCGTCCTGAGCGTGCTGAGCGGGGCGCTCGTCGTCTCCGTCGCCGAGCAGGGTGCGGGCGGCCCGATAGACTCCTTCGGCGACGCGCTCTGGTGGTCGGTGACGACGATCACGACCGTCGGCTACGGGGACACCCATCCCGTAACCGCCGGAGGGCGTCTTGTAGCCTCGCTCCTCATGATCGTCGGCATCGCGCTCTTCGGCCTCCTCACCGCCTCGGTAGCCGCCTACTTTGTCGAGGACCGCGCAGAAGACCGGGAAGATGTCTCAAACAGGGAGCTTCTTCGGAAGCTCGAAGCCCTCGAAGCCCGGCTCGCCGAGATGGAGTCGCGAGACCCGAACCTCACCGGGCGCCGGGACGACCGCCGCAGGTAGGTGATAGTCGCCTGCGTTACCCGTCCCGAAGAATGTCCCGCAGGGCGGGTGCGAGCTCGGGGTGGCGGAACTCGTAGCCGGTCTCCTGAAGGACTCTCGGCTCCATGCGCGCGCTCGCGAGCAGGAGGGCGTCTGCGACCTCGCCGAGCATGAGGCGTGCTGCGGGGGCCGGAAGCGGCAGGACGGTCGGCCGTCCCAGAACCTCCCCGAGGATGCGCGTGTACTCGGCGTTCGTCTTCGGGTTCGGGCTCCCGACGTTCATCGGACCGCGGACGGCGTCGTTCGCGATCGCGTGGCGGATCGCACCCGTCAGGTCGTCGAGGGAGACCCAGCTCCAGAACTGCCGACCGGAACCCACCTTCCCCCCGAGCCCGAGCCTGAAGATCGGGAGCGTCGTCCCGAGCGCCCCGCCGGACTTCGAAAGGACGATCCCGATCCTCGGATGCACCACCCGGATACCGGCCTCCCTCGCCGCCCCGGCCGACGCCTCCCAGACCTTGCACACCTCCGCGAGAAAGTCGTCTCCGGGCTCGCTCTTCTCCGTCAAGAGCTCGTTTCCCCGGCTTCCGTAGTAGCCGACCGCCGAGGCGCTCACAAGCACCTCGGGCCTCTCCTTCAGCCCGGCGAGGGTCTCGGCGAGAAGCGTGGTACCCTGGCGGCGACTCTCCAGGATCCTTCTCTTCTTCTCCTCCGTCCAGCGCCCGGTCAGGGGGTTCGCCCCGACGATGCTCTCCCCGGCGAGGTGAACGACGGCGTCGAAGCCTTCGAGGCGCGAGGCGTCCACCTGGCCACGCGCCGGGTCCCAGCGGATCGTGCTCCCGGACGAGGGCTTCGAGGTCGAGAGGGCCGTTACCTCGTGTCCGGCCTCCCGCAGTTCCCCGGAGAGCTTCGTCCCGACCAACCCGCTCGCACCGCTTACAAGGACCTTCATGCTCGACTCCTAGCCTGAGGACAGCGAGACCTAGAACTTAAGAATAGACGATCCCCGTCGCTCGGCCGTGAACCGGAGCCCGGAAGGCCGGGCTTCTGCCGCCTCCGCAACGCGCTTCCCTGCGCCGCCGGGCCTACGCTCCCGGACGCTCCGGCCGCCACAGCAACGGTGCGGCTCCGGACACTGCGCAAGGTCCTTGACCGCGGCTTCTTCGAGCGGGGTTTGCGGCCGCTCGCGATAGAGCGGCTTCCGGCCGGCTCACTCTGCGGTCCTTGAGGGCTTGGGCCGGTCAGGGACGCTTCTCGAACGCGTCCCGCACGATCTTCGCGTGATCGAAGCCCAGCTCGACGGACTCCGGATCGAGTGCAGCGGCCTCCTCGGCGTCGTCGGACCCCTTGAGCGAGCCACCGACCTTCTTTGCAAGAAAGACAACCGAGACGTTATGCCCCCGGGGGTCGCGGTCCGGGTCGGAGTAGACCCCGACGAGGCGCTCCAGCTGCACGTCGAGACCGGTCTCCTCGCGCATCTCCCGCACCGCCGCCTCTTCCACCGTCTCCCCGACGTCCACGAAGCCGCCCGGAAGGGCCCACTGTCCCTTGAAGGGCTCGTTCTTGCGCCGGATCAGGACTACTCCCCCTTCAAGGGGCAGCACGACGTCGGCGGTCAGCTTCGGGGTCTCTGGGGCGGGCACGGGTGTCTTTCCTCCCTCTGGCTTGCGGGACGCTTTGTGTATGATCTGCCCGTGTCTTCCTCTGCGAAAACCGGCCGGAGGGTACGCCGGACGGCTCTTCTTCTACCGGCGGAGCGCCGGTGAGGCTTCTGTGCATCAGCGACCGGGAGGACAGCGTCCTTTACGGACCGACGCTGAACAGCTACGCCGCGGGGGTGGACGCGGTCATCTCCTGCGGCGACCTGCCGTTTGACTACCTGGAGTACATCGTCACGTTTCTCGGGGTGCCGCTCTACTACGTGCTCGGCAACCACGACCCGGACCCGGAGTCCGGAGAGCGGCCCGGCGGCTGCATCCCGCTCGACGGGCGGGTAACGGACATAGGCGGGGTGTTCGTCGCGGGCTTTGACGGCTCCAGGTTCTACTCCGGCGGTCCGAACCAGTTCACCGACGCCCAGATGAGGCTGAGGACCGCGGGGCTCTCGGCGAGGGTCTTTCTCCGGTCCCTTCTCGGCCGCCCGAAGCCGACGGTCTTTGTAAGCCACGCACCGCCGCTCGGGCTCGGGGACGCCGAGGACCACGCCCACATCGGCTTCGAGGCGTTTCCGAGGGCCATCGAGCGCCACGAGCCGGTTCTCTGGCTGCACGGTCACGTTCACCTCTACGGCGCGCGCCAGACGCGTTCGGTGGAGCACAGGACCCGGAGCGGCCTGACAAGGGTCGTCAACGTCTTCGGCCATCACTTCGTAGAGGTCTAGGCCCTCTTCTCGCCTCTTTTGTCACCAAAAGGTGCAATTTCTTCCGATGTCCGGTATCTTGCTTCTCTGTCCGGGCGCTCGCTTGCGCGCGAGGTCCGGTCCCTGGGCGGGTAAGCATGGAGACAGAGGAGATAGGCGGATGAAGAGAACGTTGACTTTCGGGGCGCTGGCGGCGGTGCTCCTCGCAGTCTTTGCGGGCACGGCGTACGCGGTGAACAAGGTCTGTCCCGAGACGGGCACATGCCGGGGCACGGAGCAGGCCGACGGGCTGACGGGTACGAACGGCATCAACAGGATCCTCGGCCTCGGAGGGGATGACGTAGTCTACGCCTACGGCGCGAACGACGTTGTCTATGGTGGCTTTGGAAACGACTTTATCCGGGGCGACGCCGGCGCGGACCAGCTCTACGGCGAGCCGGGCCTTGACTCGGTTATAGGCAGCGGGGGCGGGGAC
It contains:
- a CDS encoding prephenate dehydrogenase/arogenate dehydrogenase family protein, which translates into the protein MGVGLIGGSVGLAARESGWTVAGVDRPGQLEAALRAGAIDQPATLEEVRGSDVVVLAAPISTVKETLPDLAGSHALITDVASTKTAIVAAAERAGLRFVGGHPMAGSQLSGVANARADLFRGARYFLTPTDATDPEDYREVQSFVRELGAVPTAVEPEKHDLLMAALSHLPHMMAAALLEVASNISPEALSFAGPAFRDLTRVGASNPELWSDILSENAQAVGEVLGEFVRTMEDLGGEVEDRERITARFVEARRAYDSLGGILVEKSGTNVDLAIPVRNRPGVFAEVTTLMGSNSINILDLYVRHSNTERAALVLTLDSDAVKLARELLSTAGFASEVVG
- a CDS encoding P-II family nitrogen regulator, which translates into the protein MQGYKLIAAILPKGSTSKAMDAAREAGAEGGTILLARGTGVHEAKRFFGVSVSSERELLLILVEPSKRDAVLDAVVRAGRLNEPTRGIAFVLAVEEVTGIVHREE
- a CDS encoding DUF1538 domain-containing protein, with the protein product MRLIAFLGEGLRSVAPVIGILLVFQLLVLRQPLENWREIAFGLVLTVVGLVVFLRGLEIGLTPLGESASNALAGRGSLSLVVVFGVALGYGATLAEPALRILAEQVENLTAGALGSTLFVQTVAVGVALGLAVGAARIVLGVETTPFFIPALALALVLTFFAPERYTGLAFDAALATTGPVTVPLAIALGSGLALALDRGDVLIFGFGLVAFAALGPILCVLALGIYLGSPSGG
- a CDS encoding nucleoside deaminase; this translates as MSRERDTQHMRRAVELARKNPDAPFGCVIAAPDGTRVSEAYNEPGNPVRHAEAAAIYDLAERLAGRGTDADWSDLTLYTTAEPCPMCAGAILWSGLGRVVVGTSLETLVALGLPQINVSLREVAERASDDFVRPEIEAGLLEAECDALYRGLARGG
- a CDS encoding potassium channel family protein, with protein sequence MSAPRSREAGDEVRLRRVEHATEVPMLILAFAYLPAFVVSYLPGASADVRLAGAVVEYAIVGVFALELLVRLSVAERKLAFLKRNWLDVVIVALPLLRPLRFLRAARALPLIARGLVALRRVMGNYRGAYVLLVGVLSVLSGALVVSVAEQGAGGPIDSFGDALWWSVTTITTVGYGDTHPVTAGGRLVASLLMIVGIALFGLLTASVAAYFVEDRAEDREDVSNRELLRKLEALEARLAEMESRDPNLTGRRDDRRR
- a CDS encoding TIGR01777 family oxidoreductase — its product is MKVLVSGASGLVGTKLSGELREAGHEVTALSTSKPSSGSTIRWDPARGQVDASRLEGFDAVVHLAGESIVGANPLTGRWTEEKKRRILESRRQGTTLLAETLAGLKERPEVLVSASAVGYYGSRGNELLTEKSEPGDDFLAEVCKVWEASAGAAREAGIRVVHPRIGIVLSKSGGALGTTLPIFRLGLGGKVGSGRQFWSWVSLDDLTGAIRHAIANDAVRGPMNVGSPNPKTNAEYTRILGEVLGRPTVLPLPAPAARLMLGEVADALLLASARMEPRVLQETGYEFRHPELAPALRDILRDG
- a CDS encoding NUDIX domain-containing protein; this encodes MPAPETPKLTADVVLPLEGGVVLIRRKNEPFKGQWALPGGFVDVGETVEEAAVREMREETGLDVQLERLVGVYSDPDRDPRGHNVSVVFLAKKVGGSLKGSDDAEEAAALDPESVELGFDHAKIVRDAFEKRP
- a CDS encoding metallophosphoesterase family protein, encoding MRLLCISDREDSVLYGPTLNSYAAGVDAVISCGDLPFDYLEYIVTFLGVPLYYVLGNHDPDPESGERPGGCIPLDGRVTDIGGVFVAGFDGSRFYSGGPNQFTDAQMRLRTAGLSARVFLRSLLGRPKPTVFVSHAPPLGLGDAEDHAHIGFEAFPRAIERHEPVLWLHGHVHLYGARQTRSVEHRTRSGLTRVVNVFGHHFVEV